The segment GCATCGGCACCTGGTAGTAGCCGGATTCAGGCGCCTCCGCCACGATCTGGCCCTGCGCCATCACGGAGATGCCGGCGTGCTGCGCGTCGGAGACGAAGTCCCAGACACGCTGCTGCTGCTTGCGGCTGATCAGCGGGCCGCATTCGAGATCGAGTTCCGAGGGGCCCACGCGCAGCGATTCGAAGACGCTGGCGACGCGGTCGAGCAACTCCTCGTAGACCGGCCGTTCCACCAGCAGGCGGCTGCCCGCCGAGCAGGTCTGGCCCGCATTCTGCACGATGCCGTTGACCACCACGGGCAGCAGCGCGTCGAGGTCGGCATCGGCAAAGACGATCTGCGGCGACTTGCCGCCGAGTTCCAGTGTCACCGGCACGTGGTTTTCGGCCGCCAGCTGGGATACGAGCTTGCCGGTTTCGGGCGATCCCGTGAACGAAATATGGTTGATGTCGGGGTGGCGGGCCAGTGCCGCGCCCGCCTCGTGGCCGTAACCGGTGACGATGTTCAGGGCGCCTTCGGGCAGGCCGGCCTCGGCGGCCAGTTCGGCCACGCGCAGCAGCGACAGGCAGGCATCCTCGGCCGGCTTGACCACGCACGCGTTGCCGGCGGCCAGGGCCGCGCCCACGCTGCGGCCGAAGATCTGCAGCGGGTAGTTCCACGGGATGATGTGGCCGGTTACGCCATGCGGTTCGCGCACGGTCAGGACGGTATAGCCGGCCTGATAGGGGATCGTCTGACCATGCAGCTTGTCCGCGGCGCCCGCGTAGAACTCGAAGTAGCGTGCCACCGCCCGTGCGTCGGCACGGGCCTGGCGCAGCGGCTTGCCGGTGTCGCGTGCTTCCAGCGCGGCCAGTTCGTCCTCATGCTCGATCAAGGTGAGCGCCACGCGGTTCAGCAGACGCACGCGATCGGCGGGGGACATCGCGCCCCAGGCGCCGTCGAACGCCCGGCGGGCCGCGTGGACGGCCACGTTGATGTCCGTGGCGTTGCCGCGGGCGATCTCGGCGAAGGGTTGGCCGCTGGACGGGTCGAACACCTTGATGCGCAGGCCGGAGTCCGGGGCGATCAGGCGGTTGGCGACAAAATGCTGGGCGTGCATGCGGGGTCTCCACGGGCTCCTTTATGGAGCCATTGCTGAATTCGGGAATGCCGCATTATCGCGCACCGCGCGGGGCGTGCAAGGCACCCGGATGTCAGCCAGAGGTAAGAAGCAAACCGCTATAATGCCGGCCATCCCAACACACAGGCATTCGGAGAACTCTCATGAGCTTCAACCTCGTCTCCCCGGGCAAGGACCTTCCCAACGATTTCAACGTCATCATCGAGATCTCGGCCCAGAGCGATCCCGTGAAGTACGAGGCCGACAAGGAGACCGGCCTGCTGTTCGTGGACCGCTTCATTGGTACCGGCATGCGCTACCCGGCCAACTACGGCTTCATCCCGCAAACGCTGTCGGGCGACGGCGATCCGGTGGATGTGCTGGTCATCACCCCGTTCCCGATCCTGGCCGGCGCCGTTGTGCGCTGCCGTGCACTGGGCATGCTGAAGATGACCGACGAGTCGGGCGTGGACGCCAAGCTCGTGGCCATCCCCGTGGACAAGCTGTGCCCGGCTACCGCCCACATGAAGGGCCTGTCGGATGTGCCGCAAAATACGCTCGACCAGATCAAGCACTTCTTCGAGAACTACAAGGCACTCGAAGCCGGCAAGTGGGT is part of the Cupriavidus metallidurans CH34 genome and harbors:
- a CDS encoding aldehyde dehydrogenase family protein gives rise to the protein MHAQHFVANRLIAPDSGLRIKVFDPSSGQPFAEIARGNATDINVAVHAARRAFDGAWGAMSPADRVRLLNRVALTLIEHEDELAALEARDTGKPLRQARADARAVARYFEFYAGAADKLHGQTIPYQAGYTVLTVREPHGVTGHIIPWNYPLQIFGRSVGAALAAGNACVVKPAEDACLSLLRVAELAAEAGLPEGALNIVTGYGHEAGAALARHPDINHISFTGSPETGKLVSQLAAENHVPVTLELGGKSPQIVFADADLDALLPVVVNGIVQNAGQTCSAGSRLLVERPVYEELLDRVASVFESLRVGPSELDLECGPLISRKQQQRVWDFVSDAQHAGISVMAQGQIVAEAPESGYYQVPMLFRDVPATHRLAQEEVFGPLLAAMPFDTEDEALQLANGTAYGLVAGVWTRDGGRQLRLARKLRAGQVFINNYGAGGGVELPFGGTGQSGYGREKGFEALYGFTTLKTIAIQHG
- the ppa gene encoding inorganic diphosphatase encodes the protein MSFNLVSPGKDLPNDFNVIIEISAQSDPVKYEADKETGLLFVDRFIGTGMRYPANYGFIPQTLSGDGDPVDVLVITPFPILAGAVVRCRALGMLKMTDESGVDAKLVAIPVDKLCPATAHMKGLSDVPQNTLDQIKHFFENYKALEAGKWVKVEGWAGIEEAHKEISDGVANFKK